The Homo sapiens chromosome 5, GRCh38.p14 Primary Assembly genome includes a window with the following:
- the IRGM gene encoding immunity-related GTPase family M protein isoform 2 (isoform 2 is encoded by transcript variant 2) has product MEAMNVEKASADGNLPEVISNIKETLKIVSRTPVNITMAGDSGNGMSTFISALRNTGHEGKASPPTELVKATQRCASYFSSHFSNVVLWDLPGTGSATTTLENYLMEMQFNRYDFIMVASAQFSMNHVMLAKTAEDMGKKFYIVWTKLDMDLSTGALPEVQLLQIRENVLENLQKERVCEY; this is encoded by the coding sequence ATGGAAGCCATGAATGTTGAGAAAGCCTCAGCAGATGGGAACTTGCCAGAGGTGATCTCTAACATCAAGGAGACTCTGAAGATAGTGTCCAGGACACCAGTTAACATCACTATGGCAGGGGACTCTGGCAATGGGATGTCCACCTTCATCAGTGCCCTTCGAAACACAGGACATGAGGGTAAGGCCTCACCTCCTACTGAGCTGGTAAAAGCTACCCAAAGATGTGCCTCCTATTTCTCTTCCCACTTTTCAAATGTGGTGTTGTGGGACCTGCCTGGCACAGGGTCTGCCACCACAACCCTGGAGAACTACCTGATGGAAATGCAGTTCAACCGGTATGACTTCATCATGGTTGCATCTGCACAATTCAGCATGAATCATGTGATGCTTGCCAAAACCGCTGAGGACATGGGAAAGAAGTTCTACATTGTCTGGACCAAGCTAGACATGGACCTCAGCACAGGTGCCCTCCCAGAAGTGCAGCTACTGCAGATCAGAGAAAATGTCCTGGAAAATCTCCAGAAGGAGCGGGTATGTGAATACTAA